Genomic DNA from Corticium candelabrum chromosome 5, ooCorCand1.1, whole genome shotgun sequence:
TAGTTGATGTGCAAAGCAAGACCTAGAGTGTAACTTTGCTGTTAATTATTGCTATTTGTGTATGCTGAAATATACAGTAGCTGTCCCATATAGGTTTGCAACTTTGATGTCATATCTTTTGAACAGGAACTGGAACCTAGTCCAGCTGATGACAAGGATCGAGTAGATGGGTTTGAAGAGGAAGTTTTAAGAGCTCAGTGTCCAGAAACTCTAACAAATGTGAAGGAAACTGATGTACACATCGATGCTGTTCAATGGATAATATAGTAGTGTCAATGTATATGAATTGTGCAGATTACAGTGTGGGTTGATCCACTTGATGGAACAGCTGAATTCACAGCAGGTGGTAAACTACTATGCTTGACCTTCTAAGTTTGTCTATGGTATGAAAGATATTTTTATTACAGGATACTTGGATCATGTTACAGTGCTGATTGGTATTGCTGTTGGTAGTCAACCAATTGCAGGAGTAGTTTATCAGCCATTTTATAAAAGTGAGTCCGATCTTGGCAGGACTCTGTGGGGTATGGTTGGTCTTGGTGTTCATGGTGACTTCCACCCGACAACACCTACCAAAAGGAGGACTATTGCATCTACACGTAGCCATAATACCAAGATTGCTACAGCTGCTGTTGAAGCTATGCAACCTGATGTTGTACTGGCTGTTGGAGGAAGTGGATACAAATGTCTCTTAGTACTTGAGGGTCATGCTTCAGCATATGTGTTTGCTCATCCTGGTACAAAAAAGTGGGATACATGTGCTCCAAATGCATTGCTTCATGCTGTTGGAGGACACATGTGTGATGTGAAGGGTAACTTGTTTGAGTACCATTGTGGAATTGCACACATTAACCACTTGGGTGTACTAGCAACCATGGCCGATGTAGATTGGTATGTTGGAAAAATCCCACCTGAGGTGAGTGAGATTCTAAGCAAGAATATGCCCAATGAATGAATTGGCAATCACTTGAATTACATAGCACTCCATTAACTTACTGTAAACATTGTTGGAAGAATGGATCCAAAATAGACATGAAACAATAGTGACAGTTTACTGCTAGTTTTGTTTTAGATGCATATTTACAACATAATGATTTAACATATGTTACATGTCATGTAGAAGTCTTCTTCAATGAATTATGTGTATACAGCCAATAGCGTGCTGACTATTATTCCCCATTCAGAAAACTAGAAAACAAAGCAGTATGTTCACCAGAGGGTGTTTACACCTTAACCTAGAGATTTCTTAAATTCAAGTATCAAGTCTGGATTTTGCTGTatgttgctatgtcaacagCTTCTGCTACAGTAGGTCAGGTGATTCTAAGCTGTGTCTCTCAATGTGATTTTGTGGGCATTGTTTGTGTAAGTTCAGTTACCACAGTAGAATGATGGTCAGGTGTTGCTTTCTCCATTTTCCCAAACCATAATTAGCTCATTATTCTACAgaaaatgtgtgtgtatgtgctaTACTTCTAGCGGCTGTGATGTGCTATGCTGCTTTATGTACTGGTCAGAAAGTATCTTTTCCTAATGTTATAGAAAGTAGCATAGTACGTACTTGTTTTGTAAggcacatacacatacaatgCTATTATAATCTCATATCGTTACACAAAGAACATGTATACATCCAATCCCTTAAATAATGTCACTAACGGTAACAGTGTGTTGGTCACCTCATTCTTTAGTGGCTGTACCTACACTTGGTAGCTAGTGATGTCTTCAGTGTGTTTCAACAATCCGAAAGATAGTTCAGGGTGAGTGGTTGGTTTGCTTATTTCCACGTCAATTACGTTAAGGTCTcactctattaattaattgctctGATCATTTGACTAGGGTGACCCGACTGCTGATTTTAATTGTGGCAGGTTCAGTTTATGTGAATTTGTAAAATGATGTTGCACTAAACTGATTCCAGTGAAGACTGCATTGTCTGGCAAGCTGATAGTTCAGCACCCACAAATCTGGACAGAGTCTGCTTTGCAAAAGTAAATGAAGtctatttgtgtaattgtaacgTGGAGTGTGTAACAGCTAGTGTAGTAATTTCCAAAGAGGCGAAGAAACTTTTTTTTATTGTTGTAGGTCTGTTTGAATGTATTTTACACATCAAACATCCTTATGTTTGGGAAGCTAATTTGAGCTAATGTAATTAGAGCTTCACAAGTGATCCATGTGATATCTATAGTTGTAAAGATTAATACAACTAGGGTACAACTAGGGAGAGCTATCCAAGGCTAACCCTCTGCACACCAGTGTTTCTTTTCGTTTAGCAAATTTTGCTTGCAGGTAAAGGTGGGTAGGTCAAAAAGGCCAACAAAGCAAAGCATTTTTTCGGTAGGTTGGAAGCAACACAAGTACATTTTGTTCTCTCCTAGCTGACAATCCTGTATTGTGGCTATTGTATGCTGTCACAGTTGCAGATAGTATGACTTCCCTGGTACTTATCTGCATTAGGGAGGTGTGATGTGGTAGTGTgtaaaggtgtgtgtgtgtgtctgtctgtctgtctgtctgtctgtgtcgtgtgtgtgtgtgtgtgtgtgtgtgtgtgtgtgtgtgtgtgtgtgtgtgtgtgtgtgtcatgtctgtgtgtgtgtgtgtgtgtgtgtgtgtgtgtgtgtgtgtgtgtgtgtgtgtgtgtgtgtgtgtgtgtgtgtgtgtgtgtgtgtcatgtctgtgtgtgtgtgtgtgtgtgtgtgtgtgtgtgtgtgtgtgtgtgtgtgtgtgtgtgtgtgtgtgtgtcatgtctgtgtgtgtgtgtgtcatgtctgtgtgtgtgtgtgtgtgtgtgtgtgtgtgtgtgtgtgtcatgtctgtgtgtgtgtgtgtgtgtcatgtgtgtcatgtgtgtgtgtgtgtgtgtgtgtgtgtgtgtgtgtgtgtgtgtgtgtgtgtgtgtgtgtgtgtgtgtgtgtgtgtcatgtctgtgtgtgtgtgtgtgcgtgtgtgtgtgtgtgtgcgtgtgtgcacgtgcacacgctTGTGTACATCCTCTCAATGTTGTATATTTTTCACATCGATGTAAAGCAGCATTTGTCATTCCATTCAAAATTATAGGAAGAGACAGAGAGCGCAAATGCTTGTCTGGCTCTATAAAAACTCCAAGAATACCATACAAATGATTGCACTATTTCAGCCATGCTTAGAAGTGTGCTCCTCTATATGTCCATGCCATCATAATCTAGTGTGTTGTTCAGTTGACATCCACAGACAATTCATGAACATCAATAACGTCCATCTGTTTCCAGACTATAatagtatatatgtacacCAAATTATAAATATGTAGTAAAACAATATGAAGTCAAAACTAAGAGCTATACACATGTACGTGTTCTTTTATAGGACCTCGACATACAGGACAACCAGCATTACGTTGTTTCAATAAACATGCACAATGGTCACAGACACAATAGTGATTGCAAGGGCAAAGCAAAACATCCCGTAAACTGTTCATACAGACAATACACTGCAGTGGATCTCCTTCAGCTTCAGCAGCTTTAGATGATGTagactgcatgtgtacatgtgcttGGGCTTGAGTCAAACCAACTTTTTGAGATGGAATAACAGACATGTCAGAATGGTAGGCATGCCCATAACCAATATACGATGATGCAGTACATCCCCTTCTAATCATGTCCCTATAAGCTACAGATATGAACAATTAGAAAAGGTTCCTAAACTGGAAGTTACAGCCAGTTAATTCACTGCAAAGGGAATCACTGTTTGAAACCTCCAGTCTTAGGTTGTtccatacaaacacaataattCATTTACCTTGTTGACGAGATTCAACTTGGGACTGAGTTAACTTTAGTCCTGTACCTTGAC
This window encodes:
- the LOC134180650 gene encoding 3'(2'),5'-bisphosphate nucleotidase 1-like isoform X2 translates to MPPLILRILSSSVVIARRAGEVIRDVLRGGDLGVVEKGVNDPQTEADRRAQRCIVSSLKYQYPQVTVVAEEELEPSPADDKDRVDGFEEEVLRAQCPETLTNVKETDITVWVDPLDGTAEFTAGYLDHVTVLIGIAVGSQPIAGVVYQPFYKSESDLGRTLWGMVGLGVHGDFHPTTPTKRRTIASTRSHNTKIATAAVEAMQPDVVLAVGGSGYKCLLVLEGHASAYVFAHPGTKKWDTCAPNALLHAVGGHMCDVKGNLFEYHCGIAHINHLGVLATMADVDWYVGKIPPEVSEILSKNMPNE
- the LOC134180650 gene encoding 3'(2'),5'-bisphosphate nucleotidase 1-like isoform X1, with the protein product MPPLILRILSSSVVIARRAGEVIRDVLRGGDLGVVEKGVNDPQTEADRRAQRCIVSSLKYQYPQVTVVAEEELEPSPADDKDRVDGFEEEVLRAQCPETLTNVKETDITVWVDPLDGTAEFTAGGYLDHVTVLIGIAVGSQPIAGVVYQPFYKSESDLGRTLWGMVGLGVHGDFHPTTPTKRRTIASTRSHNTKIATAAVEAMQPDVVLAVGGSGYKCLLVLEGHASAYVFAHPGTKKWDTCAPNALLHAVGGHMCDVKGNLFEYHCGIAHINHLGVLATMADVDWYVGKIPPEVSEILSKNMPNE